In the Paralichthys olivaceus isolate ysfri-2021 chromosome 17, ASM2471397v2, whole genome shotgun sequence genome, one interval contains:
- the cnn3a gene encoding calponin-3a, with protein MTHFNKGPAYGLSAEVKSKIAQKYDPLKEEELRFWIEEMTGMSIGENFQKGLKDGVILCELINKLKPDSVKKTNYSQLNWHKLENLGNFITAILAYGLKPNDIFEANDLFENGNMTQVQTTLLALASMAKTKGMDTKIDIGVKYADKQARHFDDEKIKAGQCVIGLQMGTNKCASQAGMTAYGTRRHLYDPKTHTDKPYDQTTISLQMGTNKGASQAGMSAPGTRRDIFDQKVAQQPLDNSTISLQMGTNKVASQRGMSVYGLGRQVYDPKYCAPPTEPVIHANGSQGTGTNGSEISDSDYQAEFQEDEYHGGYHDNYSSHYNDQGIDY; from the exons ATGACTCATTTCAACAAGGGGCCAGCCTACGGACTGTCTGCTGAAGTCAAAAGCAAA attgcTCAGAAATATGACCCACTAAAGGAGGAGGAACTGCGCTTCTGGATTGAGGAGATGACGGGAATGTCTATTGGAGAAAACTTCCAGAAGGGGTTAAAGGATGGAGTCATCCTCTGCGA GTTGATTAATAAGCTGAAACCGGATTCAGTAAAGAAAACCAACTATTCACAGTTGAACTGGCACAAG CTGGAAAACCTTGGGAATTTCATCACAGCTATCCTGGCTTATGGTCTAAAGCCCAATGACATCTTCGAGGCCAATGACCTATTTGAAAATGGGAACATGACTCAAGTCCAGACCACACTGCTCGCACTGGCAAGCATG GCAAAGACCAAAGGTATGGACACAAAGATTGACATTGGGGTGAAATACGCAGACAAACAAGCTCGACATTTTGATGATGAGAAGATCAAGGCTGGTCAGTGTGTCATTGGACTGCAG ATGGGAACAAACAAGTGTGCAAGTCAGGCTGGAATGACTGCTTATGGAACCAGAAGGCATCTGTATGATCCAAAGACTCACACTGACAAGCCCTATGACCAGACCACCATCAGCCTGCAGATGGGAACCAACAAAGGAGCCAGCCAG GCGGGCATGTCAGCTCCTGGTACCAGAAGAGACATCTTTGACCAGAAGGTGGCGCAACAGCCACTGGACAACTCCACCATCTCCCTTCAGATGGGCACCAACAAGGTGGCATCCCAGAGGGGCATGAGTGTGTACGGTCTTGGTCGACAGGTCTACGACCCCAAGTACTGCGCTCCCCCAACAGAGCCAGTCATTCATGCTAATGGCAGTCAGGGCACTGGCACCAACGGCTCTGAGATCAGCGACAGTGACTATCAGGCCGAGTTCCAGGAGGACGAGTACCATGGAGGTTACCATGACAACTACAGCTCCCATTACAATGACCAGGGCATTGACTATTAG